TTGCCACGGAGATTCTTTTAAGAATCGCATCGTAGTATCAAACGTGGCTCCGCCCCACATTTCCAGTGAAAACAATTGGGGCGTTAGCTGGGCGTACGCTGGTGCGATTTGCAACATGTCAAACGTTCGCACTCGCGTGGCCAACAACGATTGATGCGCGTCTCGCATCGTGGTGTCAGTAAACAGCAATCCTTTTTGATTCTGAACCCATTTGACAAGTCCCTCGGCACCTTCGCGGCGAAAGATGTCCTTGGTTCCTTCGGGTAACTGTTTGCCGGGCAGTTCCGCGAGTTTTTTCAGTTGCGGTACCGGAGCCGGTTCGCGGCGTGTTGCCACAGGGCGTCCGACGACAAGCGGGTTGCCGTTGACGATCGTTTCCCCCAGAAACGCCAACAACTTGCTCGCTCGGTCGCGGCGGCGTGGCAATTCAAACAGCGACGGCGTTTGGTCGATCAAACGGGTCGTGGCCTCGCCGGCCAAGAACGCCGGATAGTTGATCATCTTGATCAAAAACGGGATGTTCGTCTTCACGCCACGAATGCGGAATTCGTGCAAACAGCGGTTCATGCGTGATGCAGCCGAGGCCAGCGAGGGAGCCCGTGCGGTGACTTTCACCAACATCGAATCGTAAAACGGGTTGACCACCGCGCCGCTGAAAGCGCTGCCGGCGTCCAAGCGAATCCCCAGCCCGGCGGCGCTGCGGTAATGGCTGATCCGGCCGTAATCGGGACGGAATTGGTTGCTCGGGTCTTCGGTCGTCACGCGACACTGCATCGCAAACCCGCTGGTGTGAATCGCGTCTTGCGACGACAATCCCACCTCTTCGCTATCGAGCGGATAGCCCTGGGCGACCAAGATTTGGCTGCGAACGATGTCGATCCCTGTGACTTCTTCGGTCACCGTGTGTTCAACTTGGATGCGAGGATTGACCTCGATAAAGAAGAATTGCTTTGCGTCAACATCGTAAAGGAATTCGACGGTGCCGGCATTTTCATAGCCGCTGGAGTCCCCGCCGACGGCGCGGCCGATTTTGATTGCCGCTTCGCACATCGCTTGGCGGATGTCGCTACTCAAGTTCGGAGCCGGTGCGATTTCGACGACCTTTTGGTGTCGCCGCTGAACGCTGCAGTCACGTTCCCACAGGTGAACTAAGTTGTTGTGTCGGTCGCCGAGCAATTGGACTTCGATGTGACGCGCTCGCTGAACGAACCGCTCGACAAACACTTCATCGCTGCCGAACGCGGTTTTCGCTTCACGCTGAGCCGCTTCGAGTGCCGCCGGCAATTCGTCTGCCGAATTGACGACCCGCATTCCGCGTCCGCCGCCTCCTTTGGATGCTTTCAAGATCACGGGGTAGCCCATCGAGTCGGCGATTTCGAGTGCTTCATCGACGCTAGAGAGCGCTTCGTTCTTGCCTCCCAAGACCGGCACCTGGGCCGCCTCGGCGATCTTGCGTGCGGCGGTTTTGTCCCCGAGCTGCTCCAGCGAATTGACGCTGGGGCCGACAAACAAGATGCCGGCGTTTTCCAGTGCCCGGGCGAACTCGGGGTTTTCCGACAGGAATCCATAACCCGGGTGGACCGCATCGACGTCATGCTTCTTACACAAGTCGACGATCGCTTCGATGTTCAAGTACGAGCGGATCGGTTCGCCGGGTTCGCCGATCTGATACGCCTCATCCGCCTTGAAGCGGTGCAGTGCGTAACGATCTTCGTGGGAATAAATCGCTACCGTGCGAATTCCAAGTTCCGTTGCACTGCGGAAGACTCGGGTCGCGATTTCGCTGCGATTGGCGACAAGGAGTTTACGTACCGGTCGAATCGTCATGATCGTGTCGTCGAAAGAAGAGGAAGGGGGGGCGGGTTTCGACTCAATTATCCGCAGCAGCCAATTTTTCACCCGCTTTTCCAAGCGGTGCGTTTGGAGCGTCAAGTTGAGTAGACTGCAATTTAGCGAAACCGGGACTTGGGGTCATGAGGGGTGCGGGGGGCCATGTCCCGCATTTGACTACAAGCGACTAGAATTTGAGGGAGCACAAATTGGAAAAATCGGCTAAGGTGAAGGTTCGATTCCGACTTTGAAATTGTTGATCCCCAAGACAGTATGGTCCGAAATAGCATGGCAAGCGTTGATTCGACCCCTTCCAAGACCGATGAACCCAATTCGTCGGTGACCTCTGCCCCGTCGCAATCCGAAGGGATTTTGGCTGCGGATGCTTCAACCGGCCAAGAGAGCGTGGACAAGGCGGCACCGCCCAAAAAACGGGGCGTTCCCGAAGGATTGTGGGTGAAATGCCCCGGTTGCGGTGCGTCGGTCTACAAGAAAGAGGTGGCCCAGCGGCTAAACGTTTGTCCCAAGTGTGAATACCACTTCTACGTCTCCGCAACCGAACGTATCGCACAGGTGTTGGACGAAGGAACCTTCGAGCCGATGAACGAGCATTTGCGGTCTTCGGACCCGCTCGAGTTTTCGGATCGACGCAAGTATTCCGATCGGCTGGTTTCGGAACAGAAACGGACCGGGCTCAGCGATGCCGTGCTGACCGGTACCGGAATGGTTCGCGCTCGCCGGGTCGCATTTGCGGTCACCGACAGTGCGTTCATCATGGGAAGCATGGGGTCGGTGGTCGGTGAGCGGTTGACTCGTTTGATCGAATTTGCGACCGAACATGACCTGCCGCTGATCATCATTAGCGCCAGTGGTGGGGGGGCCCGAATGCACGAAGGGATCCTTTCGCTGATGCAGATGGCCAAAGTGTCCGCCGCGTTGGCACGCTATGACGAAGCGGGCGGGTTGTTTGTCAGTGTTCTCACGAACCCCACTATGGGCGGGGTTGCCGCCAGTTTTGCCTCGTTAGGAGATTTGGTCTTTGCCGAGCCCAAAGCGTTGATCGGATTTGCCGGGCCGCGAACAATTAAGGCGACCATCGGGATCGAATTGCCCGAAGGGTTCCAGACCAGCGAATTTCTGTTGGAGCACGGTTACATCGATCGAATCGTGCCACGAAAATCGCTAAAAACGGAGATTGCTCGCGCAATTGACTATTGTGGAAAGTAGGTTTTCAGAAGAAACGTAGTCCATTGAAGACGGCGATTTCGAAACCGACGGCGCTATTTCCCTTTTCTCCTGTTTCCAAATGCTCACGTGACCTATGGGGCTATTTGATTCGCTCAAGGCTAAATTCAATTCCGGTTCCAATGGCGGAGCAAAGGCCAATCTAAAAGCCAACGCGCGAATAAACGTCGAGCTACGTTTTGACCGGATGCGAACCAGTGCCACCGGCACGATGAGTAATTTCTTCGTCGCCAACGATCGTGAGCACAAACGCACCGTTGGCGTCAAATTGCTTGACATTGAGAAAATGGAGCAGTT
The sequence above is drawn from the Novipirellula caenicola genome and encodes:
- a CDS encoding pyruvate carboxylase, producing MTIRPVRKLLVANRSEIATRVFRSATELGIRTVAIYSHEDRYALHRFKADEAYQIGEPGEPIRSYLNIEAIVDLCKKHDVDAVHPGYGFLSENPEFARALENAGILFVGPSVNSLEQLGDKTAARKIAEAAQVPVLGGKNEALSSVDEALEIADSMGYPVILKASKGGGGRGMRVVNSADELPAALEAAQREAKTAFGSDEVFVERFVQRARHIEVQLLGDRHNNLVHLWERDCSVQRRHQKVVEIAPAPNLSSDIRQAMCEAAIKIGRAVGGDSSGYENAGTVEFLYDVDAKQFFFIEVNPRIQVEHTVTEEVTGIDIVRSQILVAQGYPLDSEEVGLSSQDAIHTSGFAMQCRVTTEDPSNQFRPDYGRISHYRSAAGLGIRLDAGSAFSGAVVNPFYDSMLVKVTARAPSLASAASRMNRCLHEFRIRGVKTNIPFLIKMINYPAFLAGEATTRLIDQTPSLFELPRRRDRASKLLAFLGETIVNGNPLVVGRPVATRREPAPVPQLKKLAELPGKQLPEGTKDIFRREGAEGLVKWVQNQKGLLFTDTTMRDAHQSLLATRVRTFDMLQIAPAYAQLTPQLFSLEMWGGATFDTTMRFLKESPWQRLADLREQVPNILTQMLLRASNAVGYTNYPDNVVRLFVREAVQAGMDVFRVFDALNWLENMNVAMDAVLAEGGICEASICYTGDLQNPRRTKYDIKYYVELAKQLEKRGAHLLAIKDMAGLCKPAAAVQLIRALREEIGIPIHFHTHDTAGIQAATILAAAGEGLQIADAALAPLSGGTSQVNLNTLVEALRDTDRESSLSTEALTQLATYWQAAREFYLPFESSVLPATGDLYEHEMPGGQYTNLYQQARALGLSDRWAEVCKAYAGVNRLFGDIVKVTPTSKAVGDMALFLVANEMSAEDVLTADKSLAYPASVIDLIGGRMGQPPGGFPDEVIKIILGDQKPVLNRPGDSMPDADVAAARAAAAKLTGDPENDRAAVTHLLYPKVFEDFAKHRNTYGDVDHIPTPNFFYGQEPGEEIAVDIEPGKRLIVKFLAVGVPHPDGTRTVFFELNGQPREVSILDKSLEPKVKAAVKADPNDPGQVAASMPGMVITVAAAEGDKVKEGQKLMVLEAMKMETTINAPVSGTIASIQTPAGTQVEAGDLLATITVK
- the accD gene encoding acetyl-CoA carboxylase, carboxyltransferase subunit beta; the encoded protein is MASVDSTPSKTDEPNSSVTSAPSQSEGILAADASTGQESVDKAAPPKKRGVPEGLWVKCPGCGASVYKKEVAQRLNVCPKCEYHFYVSATERIAQVLDEGTFEPMNEHLRSSDPLEFSDRRKYSDRLVSEQKRTGLSDAVLTGTGMVRARRVAFAVTDSAFIMGSMGSVVGERLTRLIEFATEHDLPLIIISASGGGARMHEGILSLMQMAKVSAALARYDEAGGLFVSVLTNPTMGGVAASFASLGDLVFAEPKALIGFAGPRTIKATIGIELPEGFQTSEFLLEHGYIDRIVPRKSLKTEIARAIDYCGK